Part of the Mangifera indica cultivar Alphonso chromosome 4, CATAS_Mindica_2.1, whole genome shotgun sequence genome, TCTCTTATACCCAAATGTGCCAATCTTTCAACTTGTAATGACTTTAGATCAATTTCTTGttgtaatataatttacaaGTATATTACAAAGATCTTGGCTAATAAGATCAAAGGGGTGTTGCCTTTTGTTACTAACAAAGCCTAAAGCCGCCTTTATCTAGGGAAAGAAAATTGGAGATAACACTTTACTgtaagggggtgtttggtttggataatgtttgattactaaaataaaaagattaccttaaagatagattacttagaagattactgggcataaatgattactatgtttgataaatttggtaggtataaataattattgtgtttggttaaaggtaataaaagattactaataaattattttacttaaatgctcttgaatataattatttttaaatattttttatattatttgtcatattaattaaaaataaatttatttttatctcaaaaaattaataaataataatataattataataaactcaagattaccccagtaatctttaaatacctaaggtgaaggtggtaatcagattactacctatattacctgtcagcattggtaatagaaaattactgtaatattttattactgacaaaccaaacaagagaataaaagatagattaccaaggtactACCCACTGCTGCACATAAATCGATTTCTTTGGGCAAtagttgacaattttttttttttttttgggccaaaGATTGATGGTtgaaactaataattaaattaaggtAGGAACAAAATCATTGACATAGCAAATACCAGATGACTGTaaattcttttcccttttcaCTTCTGTGGGAAATTATATTTGTTGCAGCCTAGCCAAGTTCAAATCCCAGTCAAAAGAATATACAGTTAGCTGCATGCAATCAACAGAATTTGGCAGCAAGCTATAGGTTTAGGAATATGTCTTTGGTGGGTCTCCACTTTTGTTCTTAACAGTATGATTCTTCATTGGGAAAAAAGACCCATTTTCACACCAGTTTGTAAGGGAAATTTGTCCCAACTGTATATTAACCTACATGCAAAGTCATACGTTAGTGATGGTGGATTATTAGGACTGTTACAATCCACTatcatttcaaattcaacaattaTAAGGTTTCCAAGAACGAAAGAATCAATTTTGAATAACTACCAAATATCACCACAAGTACAGCTCCCATTCAAAAATCTATGGTATCTGTTAACATCTCTCACAATGATCTCCCTCTCCACCACTCTACTAATATACTTAAAACACTCATGACAGTCCCTGCAAATCCTCAAATTCTTCACAATCCTTAATGCCTTCCCTGGTGGTGATCCACTTACCAACCCAAATGCCAGCGCCAGTCTCTCACTGTGATACCAAAGCCcttcttttttctccttctcttcaaCATTATGCAACATTTCATCCCAAATTGGCACATATCCAAACTTCTCACACTCTTCCATCAACTCTTTCAGTTTCGTGTAGATCTCTTCAACTCTATCATGCCTTCTATCACCTGCCAAGAACACATGAACTTTCCCTTTTAATTCAATCCAACTCCTACCACCTTCCTTCTTCACCCTCCAGTCTTTCATCCTCTTTCTAACTTCTGCAACCTCATCCCACCGTCCTGCACTCGACAACACATTAGCTGCAATCACATAAGCAGAGTCATCATAAGGGTCTAATTCTAATAACTTCTGAGCGATTTTCCAAGCCATGTCAGCTGCACCGTGTATGGCACAAGAAGATAACAGTGCCCTCCACACTGCTGCGTCCGGCTCAAATGGCATTGTGATTGCCATCCTCTCTGCATCCTCCAATCTTCCAGCTCTTCCTGCTGCACCAATTAAGCACGTGTAGTGTTCTAACCCTGGTTCTAAAACATACTCAATTCTCATTCTCTCCATCCATTTTCCACTCTCAAAATACAAACCTGCATTAGAAAAAGCAGTTAAAACTGCCAAAAAACTGTATTCATCCGGGACAAAACCCCTAGTTTTCAGTAAATGAAAAAGTTGGAGTACTGAATTTTTATCTCCTTGTTGTGCATAGCCAGCCATCATAGCATTCCAGGCAACAATACTCAATTcactcaaattttcattaaaaacccTTCTTGCATCAAACACAAGCCCAGCTTTTCCGTATCCATCAATCAAAGCCGTGCCCACAATCACATTCTTGTCTAAACCCACAACAACGGCATGGGCATGAACCACCCTGCACTGCTCCAAAGCCGCCAGCTCAGCCGCCGCTCGCAAAGCTCCAGAAACGCTGTACATCGTGGACCCCACATAACAATGCCTCATATCGGCAAACACCGCTAAAGAATCCAGACAACGAGAATTCCGCGCAAAACATACAATCATTGCCGCGTAACAGACCTCGTCTCTATTTTGAATTTCGTCAAACACCTTTCTGGCACTGTCGGGGGAACGAAAGCGGGAGTAGAAATTAAGGAGAGCGGAGCCGCAGAAGGGCTTGTTTTGGAGGCAGAGTTTCAGAGAAAGAGAGTGGAGAGAGAGGCCAAAGGAGAAAGCATGTGAGAGAGAAGCACAGGTTTTGAAAAGGGAAGCTAATGTGCGTTGGTTGGGGAGAATAGGATAGCGGAGCATGGAGAGGAATAAATGGAGAGAAAGGGGAGATTTGGAGTGGGAAGAGATGAGGGCCGTCCATGACACAATGTTGGGTGATGGGATTTGGTGAAAGAGACGGAGGGAGTAAGAGAGGAGATTCGCCTTTGACTTAGAGTAGAGAGTGATGAGGTTGTTGAAGATGGAAGAGTCTGTGTGGGAGGATTTTAGAGCTCTTGCATGTATAATTCTCGGATCAGTGTTGTGTTGATCAAGTGCTTCCAACGATGGGAAAGTATGTGGCTGATTTTTGCCAGGCTGTTGTTCTGGAAAAGGGAAGTTCATGGGATGGAAAAATAGGTTGAGGTTTGGCATTCAGTGTTTCAGTTCCTTGAGTATGTAATTCAGCCCTGGTTGTACGCAGAGGTTTAGGAATGGGTGGTGAGCATTATACTGTAGCAGAGACTTGATTTTGAACACTGTTATATGCAAATCCCTTGAACTGGAACTTGTACTAAACTTACTATTCCCTTGCTTTCAGTATGTAAAGAGAGGTCTTAGAAGGGCTTGTACTAATAAATGTGTTTACAGGTGAAACGCAACCCAGATAAGCGTCACCTTATCAAAGCCCCAAACCCTTCTAGCCTCTCCCTCGATCTCTCATCCCCCACTGATCGTCAATCCTCAATCGTCAATGGTCAAGGTTTCTTTGCGTAAGTGAGAAGTGTAATACCTTGGCCCACTAACAGTACC contains:
- the LOC123214003 gene encoding pentatricopeptide repeat-containing protein At4g33170-like, with the protein product MPNLNLFFHPMNFPFPEQQPGKNQPHTFPSLEALDQHNTDPRIIHARALKSSHTDSSIFNNLITLYSKSKANLLSYSLRLFHQIPSPNIVSWTALISSHSKSPLSLHLFLSMLRYPILPNQRTLASLFKTCASLSHAFSFGLSLHSLSLKLCLQNKPFCGSALLNFYSRFRSPDSARKVFDEIQNRDEVCYAAMIVCFARNSRCLDSLAVFADMRHCYVGSTMYSVSGALRAAAELAALEQCRVVHAHAVVVGLDKNVIVGTALIDGYGKAGLVFDARRVFNENLSELSIVAWNAMMAGYAQQGDKNSVLQLFHLLKTRGFVPDEYSFLAVLTAFSNAGLYFESGKWMERMRIEYVLEPGLEHYTCLIGAAGRAGRLEDAERMAITMPFEPDAAVWRALLSSCAIHGAADMAWKIAQKLLELDPYDDSAYVIAANVLSSAGRWDEVAEVRKRMKDWRVKKEGGRSWIELKGKVHVFLAGDRRHDRVEEIYTKLKELMEECEKFGYVPIWDEMLHNVEEKEKKEGLWYHSERLALAFGLVSGSPPGKALRIVKNLRICRDCHECFKYISRVVEREIIVRDVNRYHRFLNGSCTCGDIW